The Haemorhous mexicanus isolate bHaeMex1 chromosome 5, bHaeMex1.pri, whole genome shotgun sequence genome contains a region encoding:
- the LOC132327215 gene encoding potassium voltage-gated channel subfamily A member 6-like — protein sequence MRAEEPLVLAAPRAGGEAEAEVPSEERSGGSCCSSERLVINISGLRFETQLRTLSIFPDTLLGDPSRRVRYFDPLRNEYFFDRNRPSFDAILYYYQSGGRLRRPVHVPLDIFLEEIRFYQLGQEAIETFREDEGFIPEEEKPLPQHHFQRQVWLLFEYPESSGPARAIAIVSVLVILISIVIFCLETLPEFRQEPKGSQPGFGEAAPLGDEVLMLPPLPPPSGTPPPLRPAAGSGPFFTDPFFLIETLCIIWFSFELLVRFFACPSKPEFSRNIMNIIDIVAIIPYFITLGTELAQQQQQKQQPGSSSNNGGQQQAMSLAILRVIRLVRVFRIFKLSRHSKGLQILGKTLQASMRELGLLIFFLFIGVILFSSAVYFAETDDPDSLFTSIPDAFWWAVVSMTTVGYGDMYPMTIGGKIVGSLCAIAGVLTIALPVPVIVSNFNYFYHRETDHEEQCQYTHVTCGQQQSPFSEPKKGDSNQSLSKSEFLEEEDLESMKYSNFIPPNNQDYKEKKMLTEV from the coding sequence ATGCGGGCGGAGGAGCCGCTGGTGCTGGCGGCCCCGCGGGCGGGCGGTGAGGCGGAGGCGGAGGTGCCCAGCGAGGAGCGGAGCGgcggcagctgctgcagcagcgaGCGCCTGGTGATCAACATCTCGGGGCTGCGCTTCGAGACGCAGCTGCGGACCCTCTCCATCTTCCCCGACACGCTGCTGGGGGACCCCAGCCGCCGGGTGCGCTACTTCGACCCGCTCCGCAACGAGTACTTCTTCGACCGCAACCGACCCAGCTTCGACGCCATCCTCTACTACTACCAGTCCGGGGGGCGGCTCCGCCGGCCGGTCCATGTGCCCCTCGACATCTTCCTGGAGGAGATCCGCTTCTACCAGCTGGGCCAGGAGGCTATCGAGACGTTTCGGGAGGATGAGGGCTTCATCCCAGAGGAAGAGAAgcctctgccccagcaccaCTTCCAGCGCCAGGTCTGGCTGCTCTTTGAGTACCCCGAGAGCTCCGGGCCAGCTCGGGCCATCGCCATCGTCTCCGTGCTAGTCATTCTCATTTCCATCGTCATCTTCTGCCTGGAGACCCTGCCAGAGTTCCGCCAGGAGCCCAAgggatcccagcctggcttcGGGGAGGCTGCGCCTCTCGGGGACGAGGTGCTGAtgctgccgccgctgcccccGCCAAGCGGCACCCCCCCGCCTCTGCGCCCCGCCGCTGGCTCCGGCCCGTTCTTCACAGACCCCTTCTTCCTCATCGAGACCCTGTGCATCATCTGGTTCTCCTTTGAGCTCCTCGTGCGCTTCTTTGCTTGCCCCAGCAAGCCCGAGTTCTCTCGCAACATCATGAACATCATCGACATCGTGGCCATCATCCCCTACTTCATCACCCTGGGCACCgagctggcccagcagcagcagcagaagcagcagcccgGGAGCAGCAGCAACAATGGGGGCCAGCAGCAAGCCATGTCCCTGGCCATCCTCAGAGTCATCCGCCTGGTCAGAGTCTTCAGGATCTTCAAGCTCTCCAGGCACTCCAAGGGGCTGCAGATCTTAGGGAAGACTCTCCAGGCCAgcatgagggagctgggcctcctcatcttcttcctcttcattgGGGTGATCCTCTTCTCCAGCGCTGTGTACTTTGCAGAGACTGATGACCCTGACTCGCTGTTCACCAGCATCCCTGATGCTTTCTGGTGGGCAGTGGTGTCCATGACCACCGTGGGCTATGGGGACATGTATCCCATGACCATTGGTGGCAAGATTGTGGGCTCCTTGTGTGCCATCGCTGGTGTGCTCACCAttgccctccctgtccctgtcatcGTGTCCAACTTCAACTACTTCTACCACCGAGAGACTGACCATGAGGAGCAGTGCCAGTACACCCACGTTACCTGTGGCCAGCAACAGTCACCCTTCTCTGAGCCCAAGAAAGGGGACAGTAATCAGTCCCTCAGCAAATCTGAATTCCTGGAAGAAGAAGACCTGGAGTCCATGAAGTATTCCAACTTCATTCCTCCCAATAACCAGGAttataaagagaagaaaatgctgacagaggtgtga